The proteins below come from a single Elstera cyanobacteriorum genomic window:
- a CDS encoding TetR/AcrR family transcriptional regulator — protein sequence MTGETDRPSPPPRYHHGDLRGALIAAGRALLEEGGVGALSLREAARRAGVSHAAPRHHFPSLQHFLGDCAADGFDEFTGALIAATEGQPTAVECLAAMGRAYVIFAETHRAMFRLMFNRDSVGERSETLQTAGRRAYQTLVTAVQALDPAMPPATLDYRVSAIWSIVHGFAHLSLEQKICANPMAKPSADMAAQAVRDFLAGIMPQHG from the coding sequence ATGACAGGAGAGACCGACCGACCGTCCCCGCCGCCGCGCTATCACCATGGCGATCTGCGGGGGGCCTTGATTGCCGCAGGGCGCGCACTTTTGGAAGAAGGTGGCGTTGGCGCGCTTAGCCTTAGGGAAGCGGCGCGTCGGGCGGGCGTATCCCACGCCGCGCCGCGCCATCATTTCCCCAGCCTGCAACATTTCTTGGGCGATTGCGCCGCCGATGGCTTTGACGAGTTTACTGGCGCGCTGATCGCGGCGACGGAGGGGCAGCCGACCGCTGTTGAGTGCTTAGCGGCGATGGGGCGGGCTTATGTGATTTTTGCCGAAACCCACCGCGCCATGTTCCGGCTGATGTTCAACCGCGACAGTGTGGGGGAGCGCAGCGAAACCCTGCAAACCGCCGGGCGCCGGGCGTATCAGACCTTGGTGACGGCGGTGCAGGCGCTCGATCCGGCGATGCCTCCCGCGACCCTCGATTATCGCGTTTCCGCGATTTGGTCGATTGTCCACGGCTTTGCGCACCTTAGCCTGGAACAGAAAATCTGCGCCAACCCGATGGCGAAACCCTCCGCCGATATGGCGGCGCAGGCGGTGCGGGATTTTCTGGCCGGGATCATGCCGCAGCATGGTTAA
- a CDS encoding alkaline phosphatase D family protein has protein sequence MSLTRRTVMKGLMATASGLGSGIFMPALSRAADRPLITHGVQSGDIDQGGAVVWSRADRASRMKIEFATTDSFKNVINGVFVDALPESDFTAKAFIDGLPSDQDIFYRLAFQSHTDPQLVSDAIIGRFRTAPTSARSVSFCWSGDTVGQGWGIDEARGGMTIYSSILKNRPDFFLHSGDTIYADGPLAAEVKLKDGTLWKNIVTEEKSKPAETLAEFRGQYKYNLLDKNLLALAKEVPFIVQWDDHEVTNNWWPTEPLTRPEHQRKKYKDTNMLGMVARASRAFHEYQPMRFFETEPGRVYRKIAYGPLLDVFVLDMRSYRSANGENKQTEYGPDAHFLGPVQLAWLKRELAASKATWKVIAADMPIGLMVAYDFDKNWGSEAVANGDGPALGRELEIANLLSFIKRAGVTNTVWLTADVHYTAAHYYDPAKAQFQDFDAFYEFVSGPLHAGTFGPNDLDNTFGPQVLFQKAPTKEMGVNLPPSMGYQFFGHVAIDGPTQVMTVSLKDLTDTTLWSVKLDPKTA, from the coding sequence ATGTCGTTAACGCGCCGCACTGTTATGAAGGGCCTGATGGCCACGGCTTCGGGCCTGGGGAGCGGCATTTTCATGCCCGCCCTCAGCCGCGCCGCCGACCGTCCGTTGATCACCCACGGGGTGCAATCGGGCGATATCGACCAGGGTGGCGCTGTCGTTTGGTCGCGTGCCGACCGGGCGAGCCGCATGAAGATTGAGTTCGCAACGACCGATAGCTTTAAGAATGTCATCAACGGCGTCTTCGTCGATGCGCTGCCGGAGAGCGATTTTACCGCCAAGGCGTTCATCGATGGCCTGCCGTCCGACCAGGATATCTTCTACCGTCTGGCTTTCCAGAGCCATACCGACCCGCAACTCGTCTCGGACGCGATTATCGGGCGGTTCCGCACGGCCCCGACCAGCGCCCGTTCGGTCTCCTTCTGCTGGTCCGGCGATACCGTTGGCCAGGGTTGGGGGATCGATGAAGCGCGCGGCGGCATGACGATCTACAGCTCGATCCTCAAAAACCGCCCAGACTTTTTTCTGCATTCGGGGGATACCATTTATGCCGATGGCCCTTTGGCTGCCGAAGTAAAATTGAAGGACGGCACGCTGTGGAAAAACATCGTGACGGAGGAAAAATCCAAACCGGCGGAAACCCTGGCCGAGTTTCGTGGGCAGTATAAGTATAATCTGCTCGATAAAAACCTGCTGGCCCTCGCTAAAGAGGTGCCTTTCATCGTTCAGTGGGATGATCACGAGGTCACCAATAATTGGTGGCCGACCGAACCGCTGACCCGGCCCGAACATCAGCGCAAAAAGTATAAAGATACCAATATGCTGGGCATGGTGGCCCGCGCGTCGCGCGCCTTCCATGAATATCAGCCGATGCGTTTTTTCGAAACCGAGCCGGGCCGGGTGTACCGCAAGATCGCTTACGGGCCGCTGCTGGACGTTTTCGTGCTCGACATGCGCAGCTATCGCAGTGCGAATGGCGAGAATAAGCAGACCGAGTATGGCCCCGACGCCCATTTCCTCGGCCCGGTGCAGCTCGCTTGGTTAAAGCGGGAACTTGCCGCGTCGAAAGCGACCTGGAAGGTCATTGCCGCCGATATGCCCATCGGGCTGATGGTCGCTTACGACTTCGATAAAAACTGGGGGTCGGAAGCGGTTGCCAATGGCGATGGCCCGGCCTTGGGGCGCGAGCTTGAAATCGCCAATCTCCTCAGCTTCATTAAGCGCGCCGGGGTTACCAATACCGTCTGGCTGACCGCCGATGTGCATTACACGGCGGCCCATTATTATGATCCGGCGAAGGCGCAGTTTCAGGACTTTGACGCTTTTTACGAATTCGTCTCCGGCCCACTGCATGCCGGTACGTTTGGACCGAACGATCTCGATAATACCTTTGGGCCGCAGGTGCTGTTCCAGAAGGCCCCGACCAAGGAAATGGGGGTCAATCTGCCGCCGTCGATGGGCTATCAGTTCTTCGGCCACGTCGCCATCGACGGCCCGACGCAGGTCATGACCGTTTCGCTGAAAGACCTGACCGATACGACCCTGTGGTCGGTAAAACTCGATCCGAAAACGGCCTAA
- the uraH gene encoding hydroxyisourate hydrolase produces MARLSTHILDTTHGKPAAGVRIDLFDAAGVRLLETVTNSDGRTDAPLLSGETIPTGVFELRFHVGAYFDRLGTVLPEPKFLDIVPIRFGIAEATGHYHVPLLISPFGYSTYRGS; encoded by the coding sequence ATGGCCCGGCTTTCGACCCATATTCTCGACACGACCCACGGCAAACCGGCGGCGGGCGTGCGGATTGACCTTTTCGATGCGGCAGGGGTGCGATTGCTGGAAACCGTGACCAATAGCGATGGCCGCACCGACGCGCCCCTGCTGTCGGGTGAGACCATCCCGACCGGGGTTTTCGAGCTGCGCTTTCACGTCGGCGCTTATTTTGACCGGCTGGGGACGGTCCTGCCGGAGCCGAAGTTCCTCGACATCGTGCCGATCCGCTTTGGGATTGCCGAGGCGACGGGGCATTATCACGTGCCGCTGCTGATTTCGCCGTTCGGGTATAGTACCTACCGGGGCAGTTAA
- the uraD gene encoding 2-oxo-4-hydroxy-4-carboxy-5-ureidoimidazoline decarboxylase, translating into MISLTDLNSAPTADFIAAVGGVFEHSPWVAEAVADQRPFADRAALHAAMVAAVDAATAAQKLALLRAHPDLAGKLAQAGRLTEASTAEQASAGLDMLTEAEFQRFTAFNTAYTERFGFPFIIAVRENTKASILKAFEKRIMNSRDQEFTTALAEVAKIAKLRLATLLGD; encoded by the coding sequence ATGATCTCGCTTACCGACCTGAACTCCGCCCCCACCGCCGATTTTATTGCGGCGGTCGGGGGCGTTTTTGAACATTCGCCGTGGGTGGCCGAAGCGGTTGCCGACCAGCGCCCGTTTGCCGACCGCGCCGCCCTGCACGCCGCGATGGTCGCCGCCGTCGATGCGGCGACGGCGGCGCAAAAACTTGCCCTACTGCGCGCGCATCCCGACCTTGCGGGCAAGCTGGCCCAGGCCGGACGGCTGACCGAAGCCTCCACCGCCGAACAGGCCAGCGCCGGGCTGGACATGCTGACGGAAGCCGAATTTCAGCGCTTCACCGCCTTCAATACGGCCTATACGGAACGCTTCGGCTTCCCCTTCATCATCGCCGTGCGCGAGAATACCAAGGCCAGCATTCTGAAAGCCTTCGAGAAGCGCATCATGAATAGCCGCGATCAGGAATTTACCACCGCGCTGGCGGAAGTCGCCAAAATCGCAAAACTCCGCCTTGCAACGCTTTTGGGGGACTGA
- a CDS encoding Gfo/Idh/MocA family protein, translated as MAAYRLALMGVGVIAKAQHLPAIAANPAFELVALASRAPVAYQGLPQYANLDDLLNNGPEFEALALCTPPQGRADLVRKALAAGKHVLMEKPPTPSVSEFLTLEPAAQAAGRVLFATWHSRFNRGVAKAQQLLANETLARLTITWKEDVNRWHPGQEWVWHPGGFGVFDPTINAFSILTEIFPNRLTVAAADLDFPANRDTPIAARLTLADARSPKADATVAVDWLQRGEQTWTIDVVTDSGLALTLTHGGTKLWLGGQLVIDESDTEYPEIYARFKTLLDENRSEVDGAPLHLVADAFLMGKRHTVAAFNWDAA; from the coding sequence ATGGCCGCCTATCGTTTGGCCCTGATGGGGGTTGGTGTGATCGCCAAGGCGCAGCATCTGCCCGCGATTGCTGCAAATCCAGCGTTCGAGCTGGTGGCGCTCGCCAGCCGCGCGCCGGTGGCGTATCAGGGGCTACCGCAGTACGCCAATCTGGACGATTTATTAAACAATGGGCCAGAGTTTGAGGCCTTAGCGCTCTGCACCCCGCCGCAGGGCCGGGCCGATTTGGTCCGTAAGGCGCTGGCCGCCGGTAAGCATGTGCTAATGGAAAAGCCGCCCACCCCGTCGGTCAGCGAATTTCTAACGCTGGAACCGGCGGCGCAGGCGGCGGGGCGCGTGCTGTTCGCCACGTGGCACTCGCGCTTTAATCGCGGCGTGGCCAAAGCGCAGCAGCTACTAGCTAACGAGACGCTCGCCCGCCTAACCATCACCTGGAAAGAAGACGTGAACCGCTGGCACCCCGGCCAGGAGTGGGTGTGGCACCCCGGCGGTTTTGGCGTTTTCGATCCGACGATTAACGCCTTTTCGATCCTGACCGAGATTTTCCCGAACCGGCTGACGGTGGCGGCCGCCGATCTTGACTTCCCCGCCAACCGCGATACGCCGATTGCCGCCCGGCTGACCCTGGCCGATGCTCGCTCGCCGAAGGCCGACGCGACGGTTGCAGTCGATTGGCTGCAACGGGGGGAGCAGACCTGGACGATTGACGTTGTAACCGACAGCGGCCTAGCGCTCACCCTCACCCACGGCGGCACCAAACTATGGCTCGGCGGGCAATTGGTGATCGACGAGAGCGACACCGAATATCCCGAAATCTACGCCCGCTTCAAAACCCTGCTGGACGAAAACCGGTCGGAGGTTGATGGCGCCCCGCTGCATCTAGTGGCCGATGCGTTTTTGATGGGCAAGCGGCACACCGTCGCCGCGTTCAACTGGGACGCCGCTTGA
- the araD gene encoding L-arabinonate dehydratase codes for MAFTKAPWPRSLRSQEWFGGTGKNAIMHRSWMKNQGLPPDTFDGRPIIGICNTWSELTPCNAHLRDIAERVKRGVYEAGGFPVEFPVFSCGESTLRPTAMMFRNLAAMDAEEAIRNNPIDGVVLLVGCDKTTPSLMMGAASVNIPTLVVSGGPMLNGKWRGKSVGSGTAIWQFSEMVKSGEMTLEDFMDAEQGMARSAGSCMTMGTASTMASMAEALGMTLPGNAAIPAVDARRQVLAQLSGRRIVDMVKDDLKPSDILTREAFENAIRVNGAIGGSTNAVLHILALAGRIGVPLTLEDWDQFGRDVPTIVNLQPSGEFLMEEFYDAGGLPAVIRAVGEMGLLHRDALTATGTGMWENVKNAPNYNSDVILPKEKALTASGGIAVLRGNLAPKGAVLKPSAASPHLLQHRGRAVVFESIEDYHARVNDPALDIDESCVMVLKYCGPKGYPGMAEVGNMGLPAKVLKKGITDMVRISDARMSGTAYGTVVLHVAPEAADGGPLALVQNGDMIELDVPGRRLHLDVSDAELAQRKAAWVSPIPKPEGGYAQLYVEHVTQADEGVDFDFLRGCRGSGIGRDSH; via the coding sequence ATGGCTTTCACCAAAGCGCCCTGGCCCCGTTCGCTCCGCAGCCAAGAATGGTTCGGCGGCACCGGCAAGAATGCGATCATGCACCGCTCCTGGATGAAGAATCAGGGGCTGCCGCCGGATACGTTCGACGGTCGGCCGATCATCGGCATTTGCAACACCTGGTCGGAACTCACCCCTTGCAACGCCCACCTGCGCGACATTGCCGAACGGGTGAAGCGCGGCGTGTATGAAGCGGGCGGCTTCCCGGTGGAATTCCCCGTCTTCTCCTGCGGCGAAAGCACCCTGCGCCCGACGGCGATGATGTTCCGCAACCTCGCGGCGATGGATGCCGAAGAAGCAATCCGCAATAATCCCATCGACGGCGTGGTGCTGCTGGTCGGCTGCGACAAGACCACCCCGTCACTAATGATGGGCGCGGCCAGCGTCAATATCCCCACCCTCGTCGTGTCGGGCGGGCCGATGCTGAACGGCAAATGGCGCGGCAAGAGCGTGGGATCGGGCACGGCCATCTGGCAATTCTCCGAAATGGTCAAATCCGGCGAAATGACGCTGGAAGATTTCATGGATGCCGAACAGGGCATGGCGCGGTCGGCGGGGAGTTGCATGACCATGGGCACCGCCTCGACGATGGCGTCGATGGCCGAAGCCCTCGGCATGACCCTGCCCGGCAATGCCGCCATTCCAGCGGTGGACGCTCGCCGTCAGGTATTGGCGCAGCTTTCGGGCCGCCGGATTGTCGATATGGTGAAGGACGATCTGAAACCGTCCGATATTCTGACCCGTGAGGCGTTTGAGAACGCCATTCGCGTCAATGGCGCCATCGGCGGTTCGACCAATGCCGTGCTGCATATCCTGGCGCTGGCGGGCCGGATCGGTGTGCCGCTGACGCTGGAGGATTGGGACCAGTTCGGGCGCGACGTGCCGACGATTGTGAACCTACAACCCTCCGGCGAATTCCTGATGGAGGAATTTTACGATGCCGGCGGCCTGCCCGCCGTGATCCGTGCCGTTGGCGAGATGGGCCTGCTGCATAGGGACGCGCTGACCGCGACCGGCACCGGCATGTGGGAAAACGTCAAGAACGCGCCGAATTATAATTCGGACGTGATCTTACCGAAGGAAAAGGCGCTCACTGCCTCCGGCGGGATCGCCGTGCTGCGCGGCAATCTGGCCCCGAAGGGCGCCGTGCTGAAACCCTCCGCCGCCTCGCCGCATCTCTTGCAGCACCGGGGCCGCGCCGTGGTGTTCGAAAGCATCGAGGATTATCACGCCCGCGTGAACGATCCGGCGCTGGATATCGACGAAAGCTGCGTCATGGTCCTTAAATACTGCGGACCGAAGGGCTATCCCGGAATGGCGGAGGTGGGCAATATGGGCTTGCCCGCCAAAGTGCTGAAGAAGGGCATCACCGATATGGTGCGCATTTCCGATGCGCGGATGTCCGGCACGGCCTATGGCACCGTCGTCCTGCACGTCGCGCCGGAAGCGGCGGACGGCGGCCCGCTCGCCCTGGTGCAGAACGGCGATATGATTGAGCTTGATGTGCCGGGCCGCCGCCTGCATCTCGATGTCTCCGACGCCGAACTGGCGCAACGCAAGGCTGCCTGGGTCTCCCCAATACCGAAGCCGGAAGGCGGGTACGCGCAGCTTTACGTCGAGCACGTTACGCAAGCCGACGAAGGGGTTGATTTCGACTTCCTGCGCGGCTGTCGCGGGTCGGGGATCGGGCGCGATTCGCATTGA
- the araD1 gene encoding AraD1 family protein — MLLSQALDPSGSRIVLARTLGADARVVKGVTRIYDLALLAHSQGHGLAQQVDLQGLGEAVDLETLAADGRLLSPIDHADPAHLHITGTGLTHLGSAAARDAMHKKLGDEEVLTDSMKMFKMGLDGGKPAAGKTGVQPEWFYKGTGAALIAPGAPLPSPDFALDGGEEPEIAGVYIIAADGTPLRLGFALGNEFSDHVTERVNYLYLAHSKLRPAAIGPELRIGALPADVRGTSRILRNGAVLWEKPFLSGEDNMSHTIANLEHHHFKYALFRQPGDVHVHLFGTATLSFADGVTTQDGDVFEVAVADFGLPLRNPLATVPAGPSAVQAL; from the coding sequence ATGCTGCTCTCTCAAGCTCTCGATCCGTCCGGCAGCCGGATCGTCCTTGCCCGCACTCTCGGGGCCGACGCCCGAGTCGTCAAAGGCGTAACCCGGATTTACGATCTGGCGCTGCTCGCCCATTCCCAAGGGCATGGGCTGGCGCAACAGGTGGACCTTCAGGGGTTGGGCGAGGCGGTCGATCTCGAAACCCTGGCGGCGGACGGGCGGCTACTGTCCCCCATCGATCACGCCGACCCCGCCCATTTGCACATCACCGGCACCGGTCTGACCCACCTTGGCTCTGCCGCCGCGCGCGACGCGATGCACAAGAAGCTGGGGGACGAGGAAGTCCTGACCGACTCGATGAAGATGTTTAAGATGGGCCTCGACGGCGGCAAGCCCGCCGCTGGGAAAACGGGCGTGCAGCCGGAATGGTTCTATAAAGGTACTGGCGCGGCGCTGATCGCCCCCGGCGCGCCCCTGCCCTCGCCCGACTTCGCGCTCGATGGCGGCGAGGAACCGGAAATCGCCGGGGTCTATATCATTGCCGCCGACGGCACGCCGCTGCGACTAGGCTTTGCCCTGGGCAATGAGTTTTCGGACCATGTGACGGAGCGGGTTAACTACCTCTACCTCGCCCATTCCAAGCTGCGCCCCGCCGCCATCGGCCCGGAACTGCGCATCGGCGCGCTGCCCGCCGATGTGCGCGGCACCTCGCGCATTCTGCGGAATGGCGCCGTTCTGTGGGAAAAGCCGTTCCTGTCCGGTGAGGATAATATGTCCCACACCATCGCCAACCTTGAACATCACCACTTCAAATATGCGCTATTCCGCCAGCCGGGCGATGTTCACGTTCATCTCTTTGGCACGGCCACCCTGTCGTTCGCCGATGGGGTAACAACGCAGGATGGCGATGTGTTCGAAGTCGCGGTCGCCGATTTCGGCCTGCCGCTGCGCAACCCGCTGGCGACGGTGCCCGCTGGCCCGTCCGCCGTTCAGGCGCTGTAA
- the mmsB gene encoding multiple monosaccharide ABC transporter permease has protein sequence MTMALKDNSAQSFIKRHMRDYGLLLSLVVIMVFFQITTDGTLLRPLNVTNLILQNSYIVIMALGMLLIIVAGHIDLSVGSTVAIVGALAAVLMVQYEMHFIPAVLICLIVGGLIGAIQGYWVAYLKIPSFIVTLAGMLVFRGLTLALLQGQSIGPFPVEFQRLSSGFIPELTEGPGLKVTSLAIGVIVALLILYRDARKRLAAQGSDIGQEPAPFFWAKAIALTAGLSYFSYLMASYKGLPNVLIIMFALILAYEFVTARTTIGRRVYAVGGNEKAAKLSGIKTDRLVFLTFVNMGVLAALAGLIFAARLNTATPKAGLSFELDVIAACFIGGASASGGVGKVMGAVIGAFIMGVMNNGMSILGIGIDYQQVIKGLVLALAVYIDVYNKNKA, from the coding sequence ATGACGATGGCATTGAAAGACAATAGCGCGCAGAGCTTTATCAAGCGCCATATGCGCGATTATGGCCTGCTGCTGTCGCTGGTCGTCATTATGGTCTTCTTCCAGATCACGACCGACGGCACGCTGCTGCGCCCGCTGAATGTGACCAACCTGATCCTGCAAAACAGCTACATCGTCATTATGGCGCTGGGGATGTTGCTGATCATTGTCGCGGGGCACATCGACCTTTCGGTCGGCTCTACCGTTGCCATTGTCGGGGCGCTCGCCGCTGTCCTGATGGTGCAGTATGAGATGCATTTCATCCCGGCGGTTCTGATTTGCCTGATCGTCGGCGGCTTGATTGGGGCGATCCAGGGCTATTGGGTTGCCTATCTCAAAATTCCCTCCTTCATCGTAACCTTGGCGGGGATGCTGGTGTTTCGCGGCTTAACGCTCGCGCTGCTCCAGGGCCAATCCATCGGTCCTTTCCCGGTCGAATTCCAGCGCCTCTCGTCGGGCTTCATCCCGGAACTGACCGAGGGGCCGGGGCTGAAAGTCACCTCGCTCGCCATTGGTGTCATCGTTGCCTTGCTGATCCTCTACCGCGATGCCCGCAAGCGCCTCGCGGCCCAGGGAAGCGATATCGGCCAGGAACCGGCGCCTTTCTTCTGGGCCAAAGCCATCGCGCTAACGGCGGGCTTGAGCTACTTCAGCTATCTCATGGCTTCCTATAAGGGCCTGCCGAATGTGCTGATCATCATGTTCGCCCTGATCTTGGCGTATGAGTTCGTCACAGCGCGCACGACCATCGGCCGCCGCGTCTATGCCGTCGGCGGGAACGAAAAAGCGGCGAAACTGTCGGGCATCAAGACCGACCGCCTGGTCTTCCTGACCTTTGTCAATATGGGTGTGCTCGCCGCGCTGGCTGGTTTGATCTTCGCGGCGCGCCTCAACACCGCGACGCCGAAAGCGGGCCTGTCGTTCGAACTCGACGTTATTGCCGCCTGCTTCATCGGCGGGGCCTCCGCCTCCGGCGGGGTCGGCAAGGTGATGGGCGCGGTGATCGGCGCCTTTATCATGGGCGTAATGAACAACGGCATGTCGATCCTGGGGATCGGGATTGATTATCAGCAGGTCATCAAAGGCCTCGTGCTGGCGCTCGCCGTCTATATCGACGTTTACAATAAGAACAAAGCCTAA
- the mmsA gene encoding multiple monosaccharide ABC transporter ATP-binding protein, producing MSALLEMRGISKSFPGVKALKNVTLSVQPGEIHAICGENGAGKSTLMKVLSGVYPHGSFEGEIVYEGQPQHFKDIADSEERGIIIIHQELALVPLLSIAENIFLGNETARWGVIDWTLAKNRTRELLKTVGLNESPDTLITHLGVGKQQLVEIAKALSKKVKLLILDEPTASLNESDSENLLKLLVEFKRQGIASILISHKLNEIAKVSDRITILRDGYTVETLDFDGGPVNEDRIIKGMVGREMADRYPKRTPQIGETLFELKDWRAFHPIHAEREMIRGVNLSVRRGEVVGIAGLMGAGRTELAMSLFGRSYGQKISGEARLNGQVIDVSTIEKAIKAGIAYVTEDRKHLGLVLPDPITQNISLANLPKIAKNLVIRDAHEAEVAEGYRKRLSIRCSDVMQKVMNLSGGNQQKVVLSKWLFTDPHLLILDEPTRGVDVGAKYEIYTIINQLADEGRGVIVISSEMPELLGTCDRIYVMNEGRFVGEFPAAEATQEKIMRAIMRNGEA from the coding sequence ATGAGCGCACTCTTGGAAATGCGGGGGATCAGCAAAAGCTTCCCCGGCGTCAAAGCCCTGAAGAACGTGACCCTGTCCGTTCAACCGGGGGAAATTCATGCGATCTGCGGCGAAAATGGCGCCGGTAAATCGACGCTGATGAAAGTGCTCAGCGGGGTTTATCCGCATGGCAGTTTCGAAGGCGAGATTGTTTACGAAGGCCAACCGCAGCACTTTAAAGACATTGCCGATAGCGAAGAACGCGGCATTATCATCATTCATCAAGAACTGGCGCTGGTCCCGCTGCTGTCGATTGCCGAGAATATTTTCCTTGGCAATGAAACGGCCCGTTGGGGCGTGATCGACTGGACCTTAGCGAAAAACCGGACCCGCGAGCTGTTGAAGACCGTGGGGCTGAACGAATCGCCCGATACGCTGATCACCCATCTCGGGGTGGGTAAACAGCAGTTGGTCGAAATCGCGAAAGCCTTGTCGAAAAAGGTCAAGCTGCTGATCCTCGACGAGCCGACGGCCAGCCTCAACGAAAGCGACAGCGAGAACCTGCTGAAGCTGCTGGTGGAGTTCAAACGCCAGGGAATCGCCTCGATCCTCATTTCCCATAAGCTCAACGAAATCGCCAAAGTCTCCGACCGCATCACCATTCTGCGGGATGGCTATACGGTGGAAACGCTGGATTTCGACGGCGGGCCGGTGAACGAAGACCGGATCATCAAGGGCATGGTCGGACGCGAAATGGCCGACCGCTACCCAAAGCGCACGCCGCAGATCGGCGAGACTCTGTTCGAACTCAAGGATTGGCGCGCGTTTCACCCGATCCATGCGGAGCGCGAGATGATCCGAGGGGTCAATCTCTCCGTCCGTCGCGGCGAAGTGGTGGGGATCGCCGGGTTGATGGGCGCCGGACGCACCGAACTGGCGATGAGCTTATTCGGGCGGTCCTACGGACAAAAGATCAGCGGCGAGGCGCGGCTAAACGGCCAAGTGATCGATGTTTCGACCATCGAAAAAGCCATCAAAGCCGGGATCGCTTATGTCACCGAGGACCGTAAGCATCTTGGTCTGGTGCTGCCCGATCCGATTACCCAGAACATCAGCCTCGCTAATCTGCCGAAGATCGCCAAAAACCTAGTGATCCGCGATGCGCACGAGGCCGAAGTGGCGGAAGGTTATCGCAAGCGCCTGTCCATCCGCTGCTCCGACGTGATGCAGAAGGTGATGAACCTCTCTGGCGGTAATCAGCAGAAGGTCGTGCTGAGCAAATGGCTGTTCACCGACCCGCACCTGCTGATCCTCGACGAGCCGACGCGCGGCGTCGATGTGGGCGCGAAATATGAAATCTACACGATCATTAACCAATTGGCCGACGAAGGCCGCGGCGTGATCGTTATTTCGTCGGAAATGCCGGAACTCTTGGGCACGTGCGACCGGATCTATGTCATGAACGAAGGGCGGTTCGTCGGGGAATTCCCGGCAGCCGAGGCGACGCAGGAAAAAATCATGCGCGCCATTATGCGGAATGGGGAGGCCTAA
- the chvE gene encoding multiple monosaccharide ABC transporter substrate-binding protein, whose product MGALKNLVAAAAVGVMAFAGAASAQDKGLIGISMPTKSSARWISDGASMVKVFQEKGYKTDLQYAEDDIPNQLAQIENMITKKVKVLVIAAIDGTTLTAALKQAADSGIKVIAYDRLIRGSANVDYYATFDNFQVGVLQASYIEKSLGLKEGKGPFNIELFGGSADDNNAFFFYNGAMSVLQPYIDSGKLVVQSKQTGMDKVATLRWDGAVAQARMDNLLSAFYTQKRVDAVLSPYDGLSIGIISSLKGVGYGTKEQKMPVVTGQDAEIPSMKSILKGEQTSTIFKDTRELAKVTVGMVDAVLSGGKPEINDTTTYNNGVKVVPSYLLKPVSVDASNWESVLIGSGYYKKEQIQ is encoded by the coding sequence ATGGGTGCGTTGAAAAATCTGGTCGCCGCGGCTGCGGTCGGCGTGATGGCGTTTGCCGGTGCGGCAAGCGCCCAAGATAAGGGCCTGATCGGCATTTCGATGCCGACGAAATCCTCGGCTCGCTGGATTTCCGATGGCGCCAGCATGGTGAAGGTCTTCCAGGAAAAGGGCTATAAGACCGACCTGCAGTACGCCGAAGACGATATTCCCAATCAGCTCGCGCAGATTGAGAACATGATCACCAAGAAGGTGAAGGTTCTCGTCATCGCCGCCATCGACGGCACGACCCTGACCGCGGCGCTGAAGCAAGCTGCCGATAGCGGCATTAAGGTCATTGCCTATGACCGTCTGATCCGCGGTTCAGCCAATGTCGATTACTATGCGACCTTCGATAACTTCCAGGTCGGCGTGCTGCAGGCCAGCTACATCGAAAAGTCGCTGGGCCTGAAAGAGGGCAAAGGCCCGTTCAATATCGAACTCTTTGGCGGTTCGGCGGACGATAATAACGCCTTCTTCTTCTACAATGGCGCCATGTCGGTGCTTCAGCCCTACATCGACAGCGGCAAGCTGGTCGTGCAGAGCAAGCAGACCGGTATGGATAAGGTTGCCACCCTGCGCTGGGACGGCGCCGTCGCCCAGGCCCGTATGGATAACCTGCTGAGCGCCTTCTACACGCAGAAGCGCGTGGATGCCGTACTGTCACCCTATGACGGTCTGTCGATCGGGATCATCTCGTCGCTGAAGGGCGTCGGCTATGGCACCAAGGAACAGAAAATGCCGGTCGTGACCGGTCAGGATGCCGAAATCCCGTCGATGAAGTCGATCCTGAAGGGCGAACAGACCTCGACGATCTTCAAGGATACCCGCGAGCTGGCGAAGGTCACCGTCGGGATGGTTGATGCGGTCCTGTCGGGCGGCAAGCCGGAAATCAACGATACCACCACCTATAACAATGGCGTGAAAGTGGTTCCGTCCTACCTGTTGAAGCCGGTTTCGGTCGATGCCAGCAATTGGGAATCGGTGCTGATCGGCAGCGGCTATTACAAAAAAGAACAAATTCAGTAA